The genomic DNA CGGCGGGGGAGTCTGGCCGTGCCGTTCCAGTGCGGTGAGGAACTCCTCGATCGAGCGGTCGCCGGTGGCGTGCACCGCGATCTGGAGGCCGCGACTCGCAGCCAGCGCGATCATCTGCTGGAAGGCGCTGAGCGGATCGGCGTCGCCGCGCGTGAGCAGGTGCCCGGTCGTCCCGTCGGGGTAGGGGTCGGACGTCCACGCGGTGGCCATCGGCGGGATGCCGTCGGCGAAGATCTTCACGCCGGGGATCGCGAGCCAGCGGGAATCGGTCGACGGGGGCGGCACCGGGAGTCCGGCGGCGAAGTCGTCCAGGGAGCTCTCGCCGTCGATCGTCCCGAACAGGCGGAGCAGTGTCACGCGCGAGGTCTGCGCGGCCTCTTGGTGCAGCTCCACGTACGCGTCGAGCATGTCGGTGCCGAAGCAGCCGGTCTCACCGTGGTCCTCTCCGGGGCCGATGCCCGGCTCCGTGTAGCTCGTGACGCCGAGCTCCGCGAGCAGTGCCCAGGCCCGGCGCAGGGCCGCACGTCGCTCATCGGCCGTGGCCACGAGGCGGCCGGTGGGCTGCTCCTCGGGCGGGGTGTCGGAGAAGAACAGGTGCGGCCAGCGCGCGCCCAGCCAGGCGGCGTGGAGGTGGGCGTCGTTGAGGCCGGGGATCGCGGTGCGACCGTCGAGCTGCACCACTTCGCGGGCCGAGAGGGCTTCGGCAGCGGCGTCGGTGGCGACGATCACCCCGTCCCGGACGGCGATCGCGGTGGCGACGGAATCGGTGGCGTCGACGGTGTGGATGCGGCCGCCGCGGAGAAGGAGGTCGGCGTCGTCGCCGAGGAGTGCGCTGCTCATTATTCCACCAGTGTAGACGTAAAACTCTCGTGCCAGGGAGGTCCCGCCCCGGCCGATTCGGCGCGCGGTTCCGCGGCTTGTACCCTGGAGTCATCCCCCGAACACCCCGGCAACCTCGTGCGCGCCGGCGACCTCGGCGCGCGCTCACACATGCAAGGACGCAGATGAACGATTCCGCGGCACATCGCGACGAATGGACGGCGAGCGAAGAGCTGGCGGAGCGGATGATCCCGCTCATCGGGGCTCTCAAGCGCGAGCGCGACGTGGTCACCTCGTTGCACGGCCACCGCCTGCTCGGCCTCTCGGCGACCGGCCTCGTCGAGGTGCACGAGCGCGTGGCCCAGCTCGGGCACGAGCGTCTCGAGGTCGAGGACAGCCTGGCCGTGCTCGAGGGCATCCACGCCCTGGCCCCCGGCGCCTCGTCGATCGACGTGGCCCGCCTCGTGGAAGGGTACGCGGAGAGCGGCCGCCCGCTCGAGGAGTATCTCGCCGAGACCCTGGCCCCGGCCGTCGGCGCGGTCCCGGCATCGCCGACCGACGTCGTTCTCTACGGCTTCGGGCGCATCGGCCGCCTGCTGGCCCGCATCCTCATCGCTCACACCGGCGGCGGGAGCGGACTCCGGCTCCGCGCCATCGTCGTGCGCCGCGGCTCCGAGAACGACCTCGTCAAGCGCGCGTCGCTGCTGCTGCGCGACTCGGTGCACGGCCGCTTCGCGGGCTCGGTCACGGTGGACGAGGACGCCGAGCAGATCATCGCCAACGGCACGCGCATCCAGGTCATCTACTCCGACGACCCGGCCGCCGTCGACTACACCGCCTACGGCATCGACGACGCGATCGTCGTCGACAACACCGGCCGCTGGCGTGACGAGGCGGGGCTCTCCCAGCACCTCCGCGCGAAGGGCGTCGCCCGCGTGCTGCTGACCGCCCCCGGCAAGGGCC from Microbacterium paraoxydans includes the following:
- a CDS encoding amidohydrolase family protein; translation: MSSALLGDDADLLLRGGRIHTVDATDSVATAIAVRDGVIVATDAAAEALSAREVVQLDGRTAIPGLNDAHLHAAWLGARWPHLFFSDTPPEEQPTGRLVATADERRAALRRAWALLAELGVTSYTEPGIGPGEDHGETGCFGTDMLDAYVELHQEAAQTSRVTLLRLFGTIDGESSLDDFAAGLPVPPPSTDSRWLAIPGVKIFADGIPPMATAWTSDPYPDGTTGHLLTRGDADPLSAFQQMIALAASRGLQIAVHATGDRSIEEFLTALERHGQTPPPPAPHHIVHGDLATPAQIRRAERLGVGFAVQPLIAAHTHSWAAVQLGEARVAAAWPLAEMLSSGALTTVTSDAPIATPDWRPSLDASLALLAADGRADDAATRRRLLRTMTADAAIQDGAASWKGTLEPGKVADITVLDEDPCSPGRPFAALQVERTIVDGRTVFARG
- a CDS encoding glyceraldehyde-3-phosphate dehydrogenase — encoded protein: MNDSAAHRDEWTASEELAERMIPLIGALKRERDVVTSLHGHRLLGLSATGLVEVHERVAQLGHERLEVEDSLAVLEGIHALAPGASSIDVARLVEGYAESGRPLEEYLAETLAPAVGAVPASPTDVVLYGFGRIGRLLARILIAHTGGGSGLRLRAIVVRRGSENDLVKRASLLLRDSVHGRFAGSVTVDEDAEQIIANGTRIQVIYSDDPAAVDYTAYGIDDAIVVDNTGRWRDEAGLSQHLRAKGVARVLLTAPGKGPLKNIVQGINDDTITDEDRIVSAASCTTNAITPVLAAIDEAYGVVKGHVETVHSFTNDQNLIDNFHKGDRRGRSAVLNMVITETGAAKAVAKALPQLEGKLTGSAIRVPTPDVSLAVLHLTLESPATKDQVNDYLRRVSLHSKLRQQIDYVESPEVVSTDFVGSHRAGIVDGLATIADEDTLILYVWYDNEFGYSCQVIRVLETMAGSHPVVLPARREVTL